A section of the Centropristis striata isolate RG_2023a ecotype Rhode Island chromosome 7, C.striata_1.0, whole genome shotgun sequence genome encodes:
- the myo1ha gene encoding unconventional myosin-Ih — MEGALTARDRVGIQDFVLLDETTEAAFLSNLKKRFSKDLIYTYIGTLLVSVNPYKELDIYNKNQMEVYMGVNFFELPPHIYALADNAYHTMLSEFNNHFILISGESGAGKTEASKKILQYYAVSCPSTTLLNTVRDKMLMSNPVLEAFGNAKTLKNDNSSRFGKYMDIQFDVQGDAVGGHILNYLLEKSRVVHQNHGERNFHIFYQLVEGGEEDLLHQLGLERDCQHYKYLTQGECAIVSSINDRNDWKTVKNALQIINIDEINTTHLFGTVASVLHLGNVEFDSNIKGHALLNNNNAELRWVSNLLGVDANRLQEGLTYRKIEAHRDQVLSPFTIDHAIYARDALAKAIYGQTFTWLVNKINESMENKDPSRKTVIGLLDIYGFEVFYVNSFEQFCINYCNEKLQQLFIQLTLKAEQEEYEAEDIEWEPVQFFNNKIICDLVEEKHRGIISILDEECLRPGDATDLTFLERLEDKMGNHPHFVTHKLADKMTRKTLERGDFRLLHYAGEVTYCVVGFLDKNNDLLYRNIKDLLCQSKNAIVRECFSTMDTDSRRRPETVATQFKSSLLKLTEILMAKEAWYIRCLKSNETKQQGQFDEALIRHQVKYLGLMEHLRVRRAGFAYRRKYEVFLKRYKPLCPATWPHWRGLPADGVEVLVQHLGYLPDEYKMGRTKIFIRHPRTLYATEDAYERCKHELATRLQAKYKGYRAKGEFRKQKEAATKIETCWRGVQARKEREKRAWAVKVIKKFIKGYMTRGQAKNTDNSEYLAFVRQNYLNRLKANLPKTVLDKTTWQTPPAVLTETSELLRKLHYRLMVRKYVRGITPQKKAQFQLKFLTSSIFKGKKDSYPQSVAQPFVDTRISEQDINMRVLQMIRNEHIKYSVPVIKYDRNGFKPRPRQLILTQTAAYVIDEAKIKQRVLYTSLKGISVSNLTDGIIIFHITCEDPKQKGDLVMQCDHLFEFLTKLSVIANKQNAIKVIQGSIKIEIQAGKESAVDFTTGQEPMVYKAKNGHLMVVTTRARTR, encoded by the exons ATGGAGGGTGCCCTGACTGCCAGGGACCGCGTTGGAATCCAGGATTTTGTCCTGCTGGACGAAACCACGGAGGCGGCATTCCTCAGCAACCTCAAGAAACGCTTCAGCAAAGATCTCATCTAT ACCTACATTGGCACATTGCTAGTGTCCGTGAATCCCTACAAAGAGCTGGATATCTACAATAAGAATCAGATGGAAGTCTACATGGGTGTCAACTTTTTTGAGCTTCCACCGCACAT CTACGCCTTGGCAGACAACGCCTACCACACCATGCTGTCAGAGTTCAACAATCACTTTATCCTCATCTCTGGAGAGAGTGGAGCCGGGAAGACAGAGGCCTCCAAGAAGATTCTGCAGTATTACGCTGTGAGCTGTCCGAGCACCACTCTGCTGAACACTGTCAGGGACAAAATGCTAATGTCCAACCCTGTCCTCGAG GCTTTCGGCAAtgccaaaacactgaaaaatgacAACTCTAGTCGGTTTGGGAAGTATATGGATATTCAGTTTGACGTCCAG GGAGATGCTGTCGGAGGCCATATCCTGAACTACCTGCTGGAGAAGTCGAGGGTGGTGCATCAGAATCACGGGGAGAGAAACTTCCACATCTTCTACCAGCTagtggagggaggagaggaggacctACTGCACCAGCTGGGTCTGGAGAGAGACTGCCAGCATTACAAATATCTAACCCAA GGAGAGTGTGCCATTGTGTCTTCCATTAATGACAGAAATGACtggaaaactgtcaaaaatgcACTTCAAATCATCAACATTGATGAGATTAACACTACC CACTTGTTTGGGACCGTTGCAAGTGTTCTCCACTTGGGAAATGTTGAGTTTGACTCTAACATTAAAGGCCATGCCCtcctaaacaacaacaatgcagAGCTGCGTTGGGTCTCAAAT CTGCTAGGAGTTGATGCTAACAGACTCCAAGAGGGACTCACCTACAGGAAGATTGAAGCCCACAGAGATCAG GTCCTCAGCCCATTCACAATCGATCATGCCATCTATGCCAGAGATGCTCTGGCCAAAGCCATTTATGGACAGACCTTCACCTGGCTGGTCAATAAGATCAATGAGTCCATGGAGAACAAG GATCCTTCAAGAAAGACTGTAATAGGACTTTTGGACATATATGGATTTGAGGTTTTCTATGTAAACAG TTTTGAGCAGTTCTGTATAAACTACTGCAACGAAAAACTGCAGCAGCTTTTTATCCAGTTGACACTCAAGGCTGAGCAGGAAGAATATGAAGCAGAAGATATCGAG TGGGAGCCGGTTCAGTTCTTCAACAATAAGATCATCTGTGACCTGGTTGAGGAGAAACACAGAGGGATCATATCAATACTG GATGAAGAGTGTCTCAGGCCAGGAGATGCCACAGATCTCACCTTCCTGGAGAGACTGGAGGATAAGATGGGAAATCACCCTCACTTTGTTAC GCACAAACTGGCTGACAAAATGACACGTAAGACTCTTGAGAGGGGAGATTTCCGTCTCTTGCATTATGCCGGGGAGGTCACCTACTGCGTTGTGG GTTTCCTGGACAAAAATAACGACCTTttatacagaaacataaaagat CTGCTTTGTCAGTCTAAAAACGCCATAGTCAGAGAGTGTTTCTCCACCATGGATACAGACAGCAGGCGAAGACCAGAAACA GTGGCGACCCAGTTTAAGAGCAGCCTGCTGAAGCTGACAGAGATCCTCATGGCTAAAGAGGCCTGGTACATTCGCTGCCTCAAATCCAACGAGACCAAGCAGCAAG GTCAGTTTGACGAAGCTCTGATCAGACACCAAGTGAAGTACCTCGGCCTGATGGAGCACCTCAGAGTCAGACGAGCTGGTTTTGCTTACAGACGCAAATATGAGGTCTTCTTGAAGAG ATATAAACCCCTGTGCCCGGCCACCTGGCCTCACTGGAGAGGACTGCCCGCTGATGGGGTGGAGGTGCTGGTTCAACATCTGGGCTACTTGCCGGATGAGTACAAAATGGGACG CACCAAAATATTCATCCGCCATCCAAGGACACTTTATGCCACAGAAGATGCTTATGAGAGATGTAAACATGAACTGG CAACGAGGCTCCAGGCCAAATACAAAGGATACAGAGCAAAGGGAGAattcagaaaacagaaagaagcTG CCACTAAGATTGAAACGTGTTGGAGAGGAGTGCAGgcgaggaaggagagagaaaagagagccTGGGCTGTAAAAGTCATCAAGAA ATTCATCAAAGGTTACATGACCAGAGGGCAAGCGAAAAACACAGATAACTCGGAGTACCTGGCCTTTGTgagacaaaattacttgaaCAGGCTCAAAGCAAACCTGCCAAAGACCGTTTTGGATAAAACCACCTGGCAAACCCCCCCAGCTGTGCTGACAGAG ACATCAGAGCTGCTTCGTAAGCTTCACTACCGTCTGATGGTGCGGAAATACGTGAGAGGAATCACACCCCAGAAAAAAGCTCAG TTTCAGCTGAAGTTTCTTACCAGCTCCATCTTCAAGGGCAAAAAGGACAGTTACCCTCAGAGTGTTGCTCAACCTTTTGTGGACACCAGAATCA gtgAACAAGACATAAACATGAGGGTCCTCCAGATGATTCGCAATGAGCACATTAAG TACAGTGTCCCGGTAATTAAATATGATAGAAATGGTTTTAAGCCGAGGCCACGACAGCTCATCCTCACCCAGACAGCTGCCTACGTGATAGACGAAGCCAAGATCAAACAGAGAGTGCTGTACACCTCTCTCAAAG GTATTTCAGTCAGTAACTTGACTGATGGCATCATTATATTCCACATCACATGTGAGGACCCGAAACAGAAG GGGGACCTTGTAATGCAGTGTGACCACTTGTTTGAGTTTCTGACCAAACTTAGTGTCATTGCTAACAAACAGAATGCAATCAAAGTGATTCAGGGCAG CATCAAGATTGAAATCCAGGCAGGTAAAGAGAGCGCGGTGGACTTCACCACAGGACAGGAACCCATGGTATACAAGGCCAAGAACGGACACCTCATGGTG GTGACCACTCGGGCTCGGACACGGTAA